ACAGAACAACGGCATTAAAGAACAGGTGAGGGCAAATGAGGGCTTAATTGAAATTTCAAAATTGCTTGATATCCCTTTGGTTGCAACAGCGGATGTTCATTATTTGGAAAGCAAACACTCCCGCGCACAGGAAATACTTTTATGCATAGAGACAAAAACTAATATGCGGGATCCTAAAAGATTAAAATTTGGTTCTGACCAGTTTTATTTTAGATCTGCCGAAGAGATGAAAGAACTCTTTAGAGAAATCCCTGAATCATATGAAAATACTATAAAAATTGCGCAAATGTGCAATGTTCAACTAAATCTACATCCCAAGAGGCCTCATCTTCCAAATTATGATGTTCCAGAGGGTAAAGAACCATTTGAACACTTAAAAGAACTTTGTTATCAGGGATTGAAGAAAAGAAATTTATCAGAATCTAAACCTGTCATAGAAAGGCTTGAGAATGAGTTAAAGATAGTTAAACAGATTGATTATGCCGGTTATTTTTTGATTGTGAGTGATTTTGTAAGGTTTGCAAAGAATAATAATATCCCTGTAGGACCCGGCAGAGGTTCTGTGGTCGGAAGCATTATAAGTTTCTGTCTTGGAATAACAGATATAAATCCCTTAAGATACGGACTTTTGTTTGAAAGGTTTCTTAACCCGGAAAGAATTTCTTATCCTGATATTGATATGGATTTTTGCGATGAAAGAAGAGATGAAGTACTTCAATATGTTAGTGAAAAATATGGCAGGGAAAATGTCGGACAGATTGTAACATTCCAGACGCTTGGCGCAAAGGCTGTTATAAGAAATGTGGCAAGAAGTATGGGCATACCATATGAGCAGGCTGATAAGATTGCCAGGATGGTTCCCGATGAACAAAGGATTGAACTAAAAAGTGCAATAAAACAAAATCCTCAGCTGGCTGACCTTATTAAAAAAGACCGTTCTGTCCAGGAATTAATGGATATTTGTTTTATACTTGAAGGCGCAACCGCCCATATGTCAAGACATGCCGCAGGGGTTGTTATATCAGATACTCCTCTTGCAGATATGGTTCCTATGTGTATTAGTGAAGATAGGGTATTTACGCAGTATGATATGAAATCTCTTGAAATGATAGGACTGCTTAAAATGGATTTTCTCGGGCTTAAAACACTTGCTGTTATAAAAAATACTGTTGAACTTATAAAAACAAATAATGGGAAAAATATTGACATAAACAACCTTCCGATGGACGACAAAAAGACATATGAACTTTTGCAAAACGCAAATACATTAGGCGTATTTCAGCTTGAAAGTCAGGGGATGCAGGATGTTTTGAAGAAAATAAAACCGAATGTTTTTGAGGATATCGTTGCTGCAATTGCTCTGTATAGACCAGGACCTATGAAGATGATAGATGATTTTATTGCAGGAAAACATAAGTCTGCTTTTATAGAATATGCGCACCCAAAATTAGAACCTGTACTGAAAGAAACATATGGTATTATGCTGTATCAGGAGCAGGTTATGCAGATTACACACAGTCTTGCGGGGTTTAGTTTGGGCAGGGCCGATATTTTACGAATAGCAATGGGTAAAAAAGATGAAGACCTTATGGAAAAACAGAGGAAGGATTTTGTAGACGGAGCGGTAAAAAATGGGGTAAAAGAAAATGTTGCTGATAAAATATTTGGACAGATAAAAGAGTTTGCAGGCTATGGGTTTAATAAAAGCCATTCTGTGGGATATGCAAGTATTGCATATCAAACCGCATACTTAAAGGCTAACTTTCCGCTTGAATTTATGACAGCATTGCTTACAAGTGAAATAGGAAAATCGGAAAAGATAGTTGAATATATTCAAGAGGCAAACAGGATGCAGATACCTGTTCTTCCTCCCGATATAAACAGCAGTTTTGAAAAGTTTTCCATAGAGGAAAATTCTATCCGTTTTGGATTGTGTGCAGTAAAAAATATTGGCTCACAGCATGCACATTCTATTGTTTCAGCAAGGGAAAAACTTCCACAGAAATATCAGACGCTATATGAATTTTGTGAAAATGTTAATTTAAAAACAGTCAACAGGAAGGTAATAGAAAGTTTGATAAAGTGCGGCGCATTTGACAGCCTTAAAATTTACAGGTCCCAGGCTATGGCAATAATTGATACTGCAATAGGATCCGCATCCGGTATTCAAAAAGAAAAACAAAGAGGGCAGAAACTTTTTCTTAATATATTTAATCAACAGCCAGTGCATAGTAAAGAGTCTAAAAATTTATCATCAATAAAAGAATATGACCAGTCTCAATTGCTTGCATTTGAAAAAGAGGTGCTCGGGTTATATCTTTCAGGGCATCCTCTTACGCCATACATCAACATCTTAAAAAATTATGCCGAAAAATCCACATCAGCCCTTTCAACAGCAGTAGACGGAAGTACAGTTGTTGTGGGCGGTATGATTACCAAGGTAAAAACGACTGCAACAAAAAAAGATAATCTTCGTATGGCTATATTTATATTAGAAGATTGGAAAGGGAAAATAGAGGTAATTCTACCTCCTGAGCCTTTTCGGAAATATCATTCTTATGTGAGAGAGGATGAAATAGTTTTTGTAAAAGGTCGGGTCAACGGAAGAGAGGAAAAACCAAAAATATTTGCATCAGAAGTTATTGCGATAGACGAGGCAGAAGAGAAATTTACCATTAAGGTAGTCATTGAAATTCCGCAAAGTTATGTTACAGAAGGTAGAATACAGAGGTTTAAAGATATCCTGCTTGAATCGGATGGAAAAACACCGGTAGAAGTATGTGTATTACACGAAGATGGCAAAAAAACATATCTTGAATTTGATAGACAGATAGGTGTAGCGGTGTCTTATGTATTTAAGAAAAAGATAGAAGATATTTTTTGTGAAAACTGTGTCAATTTTATATCAACAAGATAGACCCAAAATATGAATATGAAAAAATCGGAGAATAAAAAAGACACAAATATAAAACAGATATTAAGGGCAATTGTAGAAACATATATAGATACAAGACTGCCTGTATCCTCAAGGTATATAGTGGAAAAATACAAACTTGATGTATGTTCATCTACTGTTAGAAATTATATGTTCTTTCTTCATCAGAATGGATTTATAACAAGACCTCACAGTTCGTCAGGTACCATTCCTACAAGCAAGGCATATAGATACTATATAGACTGTCTTATGGAGAAGGAATACCTA
The bacterium Unc6 DNA segment above includes these coding regions:
- a CDS encoding DNA polymerase III subunit alpha: MKHTDFAHLHLHTQYSLLDGIGSIDAIVKKAVSEKMPAVAITDHGNMFGAIEFYSKCLKAGVVKPIIGCEVYIAPKSRFDKTLSGLGEYFYHLTLLATNQTGYKNLVKLASVGYTQGFYKKPRIDKQILSELHSGLIGLSGCIKGEIAHLILTNQEEEAKKVASEYKQIFGEGKFFLEIQNNGIKEQVRANEGLIEISKLLDIPLVATADVHYLESKHSRAQEILLCIETKTNMRDPKRLKFGSDQFYFRSAEEMKELFREIPESYENTIKIAQMCNVQLNLHPKRPHLPNYDVPEGKEPFEHLKELCYQGLKKRNLSESKPVIERLENELKIVKQIDYAGYFLIVSDFVRFAKNNNIPVGPGRGSVVGSIISFCLGITDINPLRYGLLFERFLNPERISYPDIDMDFCDERRDEVLQYVSEKYGRENVGQIVTFQTLGAKAVIRNVARSMGIPYEQADKIARMVPDEQRIELKSAIKQNPQLADLIKKDRSVQELMDICFILEGATAHMSRHAAGVVISDTPLADMVPMCISEDRVFTQYDMKSLEMIGLLKMDFLGLKTLAVIKNTVELIKTNNGKNIDINNLPMDDKKTYELLQNANTLGVFQLESQGMQDVLKKIKPNVFEDIVAAIALYRPGPMKMIDDFIAGKHKSAFIEYAHPKLEPVLKETYGIMLYQEQVMQITHSLAGFSLGRADILRIAMGKKDEDLMEKQRKDFVDGAVKNGVKENVADKIFGQIKEFAGYGFNKSHSVGYASIAYQTAYLKANFPLEFMTALLTSEIGKSEKIVEYIQEANRMQIPVLPPDINSSFEKFSIEENSIRFGLCAVKNIGSQHAHSIVSAREKLPQKYQTLYEFCENVNLKTVNRKVIESLIKCGAFDSLKIYRSQAMAIIDTAIGSASGIQKEKQRGQKLFLNIFNQQPVHSKESKNLSSIKEYDQSQLLAFEKEVLGLYLSGHPLTPYINILKNYAEKSTSALSTAVDGSTVVVGGMITKVKTTATKKDNLRMAIFILEDWKGKIEVILPPEPFRKYHSYVREDEIVFVKGRVNGREEKPKIFASEVIAIDEAEEKFTIKVVIEIPQSYVTEGRIQRFKDILLESDGKTPVEVCVLHEDGKKTYLEFDRQIGVAVSYVFKKKIEDIFCENCVNFISTR